Proteins encoded in a region of the Stieleria neptunia genome:
- a CDS encoding peptidylprolyl isomerase codes for MVSTNRQRNIRFAVGSTFPVRGSFTALVFSAVLVCSAAVPVWPAAAQESNSVVAVVNADPITRQMLSTATLERYGETVLDNVIVNRQLILQACKDRGLEVTQAEVGQEIQRLATKFGFSVPDYLGLLQEERDIDPGQYGREIVWPMLALRKLVADQVEPTDEEFNRAYLAQYGEAVKCRMIMVADEQKARQLHQQATTTPAAFGALAKAHSEDEVSASVGGLIPPIRRYTGDSRLEDAAFALANDQISPVMQLADQWIFLQAVRRIPATTPPMTAMPTIREQISDRIRDQKMKGAASELFAKLQRDANLVKVIGNAELMQQYPGVAAIVNQQRITLAQLAAECVKRHGKDVLDGEINRKLLTQALSKAKKTVAEADLQAEIARAAKSYGYIRSDGSADLAAWTESVTSDGDTTYDIYVKDVVWPSVALKKLVEDRVAVTEEDMQQGFESNFGPRVEILACVLSDQRTAQKVWKMARDNPSEEFFGRLAEQYSIEPVSASNSGKVPPIRKYSGQPTIERQAFALKQGELSGIIATGDKYIVMKCQGRTKPIVADIEAVRGELVRDLTEKKFAAEMAKEFDRLKDTAQVDNFFVAAKEIATAAQSGKATR; via the coding sequence ATGGTTTCTACGAATAGGCAACGCAACATCCGTTTTGCCGTTGGCTCAACCTTTCCCGTCCGAGGATCCTTCACCGCCCTCGTTTTCTCTGCCGTCCTGGTTTGCTCGGCGGCAGTGCCCGTTTGGCCAGCGGCCGCCCAGGAAAGCAACTCGGTGGTCGCGGTGGTCAACGCCGATCCGATCACCCGCCAAATGCTTTCCACGGCAACCTTGGAACGTTACGGCGAAACGGTGTTGGACAACGTGATCGTCAACCGCCAGCTGATTCTGCAGGCCTGCAAAGACCGCGGTCTGGAAGTGACTCAGGCCGAGGTCGGGCAGGAAATCCAGCGTTTGGCGACCAAATTCGGCTTTAGCGTGCCGGACTATTTGGGGCTGCTGCAAGAAGAACGCGACATCGATCCGGGCCAATACGGCCGCGAGATCGTGTGGCCGATGTTGGCGCTGCGAAAACTGGTGGCCGACCAGGTGGAGCCGACCGACGAAGAATTCAACCGCGCGTACTTGGCCCAGTATGGCGAGGCGGTCAAGTGCCGCATGATCATGGTCGCCGACGAACAAAAAGCACGCCAGTTGCATCAGCAAGCGACCACCACGCCGGCCGCCTTCGGGGCACTGGCCAAAGCGCACAGCGAAGACGAGGTCAGTGCCAGCGTCGGCGGTCTGATTCCTCCGATTCGACGTTACACCGGCGACTCACGCCTGGAAGACGCCGCGTTTGCCTTGGCCAACGACCAAATCTCCCCCGTCATGCAACTGGCCGATCAATGGATTTTTCTGCAAGCCGTCCGACGCATCCCGGCCACCACGCCGCCGATGACCGCGATGCCGACGATTCGCGAACAGATCAGCGACCGTATTCGTGACCAGAAAATGAAGGGCGCCGCCAGCGAGCTGTTCGCCAAATTGCAACGCGATGCCAACCTGGTGAAAGTCATCGGCAACGCGGAGTTGATGCAACAGTACCCCGGAGTCGCGGCGATCGTGAATCAGCAACGCATCACCCTCGCCCAATTGGCCGCCGAGTGCGTGAAACGACACGGCAAAGACGTCTTGGATGGTGAAATCAACCGAAAACTGCTGACCCAAGCCCTCTCCAAAGCCAAAAAGACGGTCGCCGAAGCGGACTTGCAAGCCGAGATCGCCCGCGCGGCGAAAAGCTACGGCTACATCCGCAGCGATGGATCGGCCGATTTGGCGGCGTGGACCGAATCGGTCACCAGCGACGGCGATACGACCTACGACATCTACGTCAAGGACGTCGTTTGGCCCAGTGTTGCACTGAAAAAGCTGGTCGAAGATCGCGTCGCCGTCACCGAAGAAGACATGCAGCAGGGGTTCGAATCGAATTTCGGTCCCCGCGTGGAAATCCTGGCCTGTGTCTTGAGCGACCAACGGACCGCACAAAAGGTCTGGAAGATGGCCCGCGATAACCCGTCCGAAGAATTCTTCGGACGCCTGGCCGAGCAGTACAGCATCGAACCGGTTTCGGCCAGCAATAGCGGCAAGGTCCCGCCGATCCGCAAGTACAGCGGCCAGCCGACGATCGAACGTCAAGCGTTCGCTCTCAAGCAAGGTGAACTCAGCGGGATCATCGCGACCGGTGACAAGTACATCGTCATGAAGTGCCAGGGGCGGACCAAACCGATCGTCGCTGACATCGAAGCGGTTCGCGGTGAACTGGTCCGTGACTTGACGGAAAAGAAGTTTGCCGCCGAGATGGCCAAGGAGTTCGATCGACTCAAGGATACCGCCCAAGTCGACAACTTCTTCGTCGCCGCCAAAGAGATCGCCACCGCCGCACAAAGCGGCAAAGCGACTCGGTAA
- a CDS encoding sulfatase family protein, translated as MQRPNIIFIITDQQRYDTIAALGSPHVHTPHLDRLVREGVSFDQCHVSAASCAAARASLFKGYYPHTTGILKNADRWRRSWIERLNDAGYYCANVGKMHTWPFLTELGFHERFVVENKDRYLEGRYFFDEWDKALRFRGLVKQQREQYRKLPDYQSSLGAFDWELPEDTHPDFFVGDMAKWWIESTPKKDPLFLQIGFPGPHPPYDPVPRYAERYLNQDLPLLPVTREELDGQPPALQELRVHNSQVDHDSVLMPLDVTPQQRQRQRAYYLANVTMIDEKIGQIMAALEARGYAENSIVIFTSDHGDCLTDHGQSQKWTMYEQITRVPMIVWAPGRFDPGRRVAGLVQQMDLGPTILEWAGVDVPPDLEAVSLAAALEQPDSFHGRPFVYCEQVKDAVLTGCEFMTMVRDKTHKLVHFLDEPHGQLFDLVADPDERHNLWDAPSAASHQRRLLDELREWRIRSGVHTKDWCRDHR; from the coding sequence GTGCAACGCCCCAACATCATCTTCATCATCACCGACCAGCAACGCTATGACACGATCGCGGCGCTGGGATCTCCGCACGTGCACACGCCCCACCTGGATCGGCTGGTCCGCGAAGGCGTCTCGTTTGATCAGTGCCACGTCTCCGCCGCGTCCTGTGCCGCCGCCCGAGCCAGCCTGTTCAAGGGATATTATCCGCACACGACCGGAATCCTCAAAAACGCCGATCGCTGGCGAAGGAGCTGGATCGAGCGGCTCAACGATGCAGGTTATTATTGTGCGAACGTCGGCAAAATGCACACGTGGCCGTTTCTGACCGAACTGGGCTTTCACGAGCGATTTGTCGTCGAAAACAAAGACCGCTACCTGGAAGGCCGCTACTTCTTTGACGAATGGGACAAGGCACTTCGCTTTCGCGGGCTGGTCAAGCAACAGCGCGAGCAATACCGCAAGCTTCCCGATTACCAATCGTCGCTCGGCGCGTTCGACTGGGAATTGCCCGAAGACACCCACCCGGACTTCTTCGTCGGGGACATGGCCAAATGGTGGATCGAGTCCACGCCCAAGAAAGATCCGCTGTTTTTGCAGATCGGGTTTCCGGGGCCGCACCCACCCTATGATCCGGTGCCGCGTTACGCCGAACGTTATCTGAATCAAGACTTGCCGCTGTTGCCGGTCACCCGAGAGGAACTGGACGGGCAACCTCCGGCGCTTCAGGAGTTGCGGGTTCACAATTCGCAGGTCGACCATGATTCGGTGCTGATGCCCTTGGACGTGACGCCCCAACAGCGTCAGCGCCAGCGGGCGTATTACTTGGCCAACGTGACGATGATTGACGAAAAGATCGGCCAGATCATGGCGGCACTCGAAGCCCGCGGGTACGCGGAAAATTCGATCGTGATTTTCACCAGCGACCACGGGGACTGCTTGACCGATCACGGACAAAGCCAAAAGTGGACGATGTACGAACAGATCACGCGCGTCCCGATGATCGTCTGGGCCCCCGGTCGGTTCGATCCAGGCCGGCGGGTCGCGGGGCTGGTCCAGCAAATGGACTTGGGGCCGACGATACTGGAGTGGGCCGGTGTGGACGTGCCCCCGGACCTGGAAGCCGTCTCATTGGCCGCCGCGCTGGAACAGCCGGACTCCTTCCATGGGCGACCGTTTGTGTACTGCGAACAGGTCAAAGATGCGGTGCTGACCGGTTGCGAATTCATGACGATGGTGCGCGACAAGACCCACAAGCTGGTCCACTTTCTCGACGAACCCCATGGGCAACTGTTTGATCTGGTCGCCGACCCCGACGAACGGCACAACCTCTGGGACGCCCCCTCGGCGGCATCTCACCAGAGACGCCTGCTGGACGAGTTGCGTGAATGGCGAATCCGCAGCGGCGTGCACACCAAAGATTGGTGCCGCGACCATCGCTAA
- a CDS encoding aldehyde dehydrogenase family protein: MNLAVIELTSRAGGAGVGGKQDAYPTWRHPSNTRACSATVGVMWEQLSARKRCQIVGSVAAALCDRSDELIQACASPQRTDPVETITSELLPLCAALRFLAKRGPKILASRRVGMWRRPAWLIGVHSVVQRVPLGKVLVLGTWNYPLLLPGVQLAQALAAGNQVQLKPAAGTEQASQILVECFHACGVPADQLGLLDSDTSAAVGAIADGMDLIVLTGAAETGRKVLHGAADTLSASIMELSGCDAVIALPDVDERRLMDALRFGVSFNGSATCIAPRRLIVQRDQHDAIVDRLRETLADLSAIAVHPAARHSVADQIELALEAGAVDSTGRYCETRLRDEGTMYPLLLDQVTEDHEIASADIFAPVLSVISADGIDDAIRLVNDCPYRLAAGVFGPNSAAADVATRLNVGTVTVNDLIAPTADPRLPFGGRGQSGFGVTRGPEGLLAMTAAKVISRRRGSIAPHLRPRSESDQRILHGVLQLMHGGGIRKRLAGLRRMVGGVKKK, translated from the coding sequence ATGAATCTTGCAGTAATAGAATTGACGTCCCGCGCCGGCGGAGCCGGCGTGGGTGGCAAGCAGGATGCTTACCCCACTTGGCGACACCCTTCGAACACCAGGGCGTGTTCGGCTACAGTGGGCGTCATGTGGGAACAACTCTCTGCCAGAAAACGATGCCAAATCGTCGGCTCGGTCGCCGCGGCCCTCTGTGATCGGTCGGACGAACTGATCCAGGCTTGTGCGTCGCCGCAACGAACCGATCCGGTCGAAACGATCACCAGCGAGCTGTTGCCGCTCTGCGCGGCGCTGCGGTTCTTGGCAAAGCGTGGCCCCAAAATCCTTGCGTCACGGCGTGTCGGGATGTGGCGACGGCCGGCCTGGCTGATCGGCGTGCATTCGGTCGTGCAGCGCGTCCCGCTGGGCAAAGTGCTGGTACTCGGCACCTGGAACTACCCGCTCCTGTTGCCGGGAGTTCAGCTGGCCCAGGCACTCGCCGCCGGCAATCAGGTCCAGCTGAAACCGGCCGCCGGTACCGAACAGGCCTCCCAAATCCTGGTCGAGTGTTTTCATGCCTGCGGCGTCCCGGCCGACCAATTGGGGTTGCTCGATTCAGACACCTCCGCCGCGGTCGGCGCGATTGCCGATGGGATGGATCTGATTGTCTTGACGGGGGCGGCCGAGACGGGGCGAAAGGTGTTGCACGGCGCCGCGGACACGTTATCCGCCTCCATCATGGAACTCAGCGGCTGCGATGCCGTGATCGCGTTGCCGGACGTAGACGAGCGGCGATTGATGGACGCATTGCGGTTTGGGGTGAGTTTCAACGGCAGTGCGACCTGCATCGCGCCGAGGCGATTGATCGTTCAACGAGACCAGCATGATGCGATTGTTGACAGGCTGCGGGAAACACTCGCTGATCTGTCAGCGATAGCCGTCCATCCGGCGGCCCGTCACTCGGTCGCCGACCAGATTGAGCTGGCGCTGGAGGCCGGTGCCGTCGACTCGACGGGGCGATACTGCGAAACCAGGCTGCGAGATGAGGGAACGATGTATCCGTTGTTGTTGGACCAAGTCACCGAAGACCACGAAATCGCATCGGCGGACATTTTCGCGCCGGTGCTGTCGGTGATCTCGGCCGACGGCATCGATGATGCGATTCGGCTGGTCAATGATTGTCCGTACCGGTTGGCCGCCGGCGTGTTTGGGCCGAACTCGGCGGCGGCCGACGTGGCGACCCGATTGAATGTCGGTACCGTCACGGTCAATGACTTGATCGCACCGACGGCGGACCCGCGATTGCCGTTCGGCGGGCGGGGGCAAAGTGGATTTGGGGTGACGCGTGGACCGGAAGGCTTGCTGGCGATGACCGCGGCCAAGGTGATCAGCCGGCGACGCGGGTCGATCGCGCCGCATTTGCGGCCCCGATCCGAATCCGACCAACGCATCCTACACGGTGTTTTGCAGCTCATGCACGGTGGCGGAATCCGAAAACGACTCGCCGGGTTGCGGCGGATGGTCGGGGGCGTCAAAAAGAAGTAA
- a CDS encoding IS110 family RNA-guided transposase, with product MKQKYNRVIGIDVASDKIDVNDSAGKIAKQLPNTISAISKKLFKRIQDTENTLVVCEATGGYEYLIVEAAHDAGVPICVANPRQVRDFAKGHGYLEKTDVIDAFMIRRFGEDVEIHLTPPRTAQEKEFLSTVRRRTQVKDLLSQEQNRLSQTRDKFAAQQIKETISHLKKQLKSLDKRIEKMLKDLSKVDPKVEILFSVSGVGPVTAATLLAELPELGQLNRGQIAKLVGVAPLANQTGKSDKKRKVRGGRSQVRSVLYMATLVATKHNPVIKRFYDRLIAKGKIKKLALVASMRKLLTILNNMIHCGESWKNPQVNAKKEQKATTAPSLN from the coding sequence ATGAAACAGAAGTACAACCGTGTCATTGGTATTGACGTCGCGTCAGACAAAATTGATGTCAATGACTCCGCAGGAAAGATTGCCAAACAATTGCCCAACACGATTTCAGCGATCAGCAAAAAGCTGTTCAAGAGAATCCAAGACACTGAAAATACATTGGTTGTCTGTGAAGCAACTGGCGGCTACGAATATCTGATTGTGGAGGCTGCTCACGACGCTGGTGTACCGATTTGCGTGGCCAACCCGAGGCAGGTCCGTGACTTTGCCAAAGGGCATGGCTATTTGGAGAAGACCGATGTGATCGATGCATTCATGATCCGCCGTTTTGGCGAAGATGTGGAAATCCATCTGACACCTCCTCGCACGGCGCAAGAGAAAGAATTTCTTTCAACAGTGCGGCGTCGAACCCAAGTGAAAGATTTGCTCTCCCAGGAGCAAAACCGACTCAGTCAAACCCGTGACAAGTTTGCCGCTCAACAAATCAAGGAAACGATTTCGCACCTGAAAAAGCAGCTAAAAAGCCTCGACAAACGCATCGAAAAGATGCTCAAGGACCTCAGTAAAGTCGATCCCAAAGTAGAAATCTTGTTCAGCGTCAGTGGAGTTGGTCCAGTCACCGCTGCGACACTCCTGGCCGAGCTGCCAGAACTGGGACAACTCAACCGAGGTCAAATTGCCAAACTTGTCGGTGTTGCTCCGTTGGCCAACCAAACAGGCAAGAGCGACAAGAAACGAAAGGTCCGAGGTGGACGTTCACAAGTCCGAAGCGTGCTCTACATGGCGACACTGGTTGCAACGAAACACAACCCAGTCATCAAACGTTTCTACGATCGGCTTATCGCCAAAGGTAAAATCAAAAAGTTAGCTTTGGTAGCGAGCATGCGCAAACTCCTGACGATTCTCAACAACATGATTCACTGTGGCGAATCATGGAAGAACCCTCAGGTCAATGCGAAGAAGGAGCAAAAGGCGACTACGGCACCGTCGCTAAACTAG
- a CDS encoding M13 family metallopeptidase, which produces MRFFAKSLSVVTLAACASFTPVVAEESSAEKVSGIELSIFSDAVAAGDNFYRYANDRWLTETEIPSDKSNYGIFTVLDDNTRAQVRTLIEQAAESNAAPGTPKQKVGDLYGSVLDVEARNAAGLAPIEPLLAEIAAIDSQTSLATTIGSLRRAGIGAPLVPYVSIDAKNSDAYTVYVTQSGLSLPDRDYYLLDEERYVELRKTLHTYIADILKFVDHPSPDAAAKSIVDIESKIAEIHWTKTENRDPIATYNQRTQAEIDAMLGTMKWFDYAQAAGIDSLDSVVVRQPSYIEALAELFDEFSVEQWKDYFTYHTIDGSASGLSEALEKRHFDFHDTAISGIDVQQPLWKRGVDVTGAALGELVGQLYVEKHFKPVAKKRMNELVDNLIRAFRGRIESRDWMGEGTKKQALEKLSKFTTKIGYPDEWKDYEKLTIGDGVLGDHLLASARFEYERDLNKLGGPIDRNEWHMTPQTINAYYNPTMNEIVFPAAILQPPFFNLAADDAVNYGGIGAVIGHELSHGFDDKGSKFDGNGNLRMWWTEEDRAEFEKRAGGLVEQYNGFEAIEGKYVNGELTLGENIGDLGGLSVAYAAYRLSLGDSPAPVIDGLTGDQRFFLGWAQIWRRLYRDPELVRRLNVDPHSPSEFRVNGIVRNMDAWYEAFGIGEDDELYLAPKDRVRIW; this is translated from the coding sequence ATGCGTTTTTTCGCCAAGAGTTTGTCGGTCGTGACGCTGGCCGCTTGTGCCTCGTTCACACCTGTTGTCGCGGAGGAATCGTCTGCCGAAAAAGTTTCCGGCATCGAACTGTCGATCTTCAGCGACGCGGTCGCTGCGGGTGACAATTTCTATCGCTACGCCAACGATCGCTGGCTGACCGAAACCGAGATCCCCTCGGACAAATCCAACTACGGAATCTTCACCGTCCTGGACGACAACACGCGTGCCCAGGTGCGAACGCTGATCGAACAGGCGGCCGAGTCCAACGCGGCGCCGGGCACACCGAAACAGAAGGTCGGTGATCTGTACGGCAGCGTGCTCGACGTGGAAGCGAGAAACGCCGCGGGCCTGGCCCCGATTGAACCGCTGCTGGCCGAAATCGCGGCGATCGATTCGCAAACCTCGCTGGCAACGACGATCGGCTCGCTGCGCCGCGCTGGCATCGGAGCACCGCTGGTGCCTTATGTGTCCATCGATGCCAAAAACAGCGATGCCTACACCGTCTACGTGACACAGTCAGGCCTGTCGCTGCCCGACCGTGACTACTACCTGCTGGATGAAGAGCGTTACGTCGAGCTGCGGAAAACGCTGCACACGTACATCGCCGACATCCTGAAGTTCGTCGATCACCCCAGCCCCGATGCCGCGGCAAAATCGATCGTCGACATCGAGAGTAAAATCGCCGAGATTCATTGGACCAAAACGGAAAATCGCGATCCGATCGCCACCTACAACCAGCGGACGCAGGCGGAAATCGACGCGATGCTGGGGACGATGAAGTGGTTCGATTACGCCCAAGCGGCCGGAATCGATTCCCTCGACAGCGTCGTCGTCCGCCAGCCGTCTTACATCGAAGCGTTGGCGGAGCTGTTCGACGAGTTTTCGGTCGAGCAGTGGAAAGATTACTTCACCTACCACACGATCGACGGGTCGGCGTCGGGGTTGAGCGAAGCACTGGAGAAACGCCATTTCGATTTCCACGACACGGCGATCAGCGGGATCGACGTCCAACAACCGTTGTGGAAACGCGGCGTGGACGTCACCGGCGCGGCGCTGGGCGAATTGGTCGGCCAGTTGTACGTCGAAAAACATTTCAAACCCGTCGCGAAAAAACGGATGAACGAACTGGTCGACAACCTGATCCGTGCCTTCCGCGGCCGCATCGAGTCGCGCGACTGGATGGGCGAAGGGACCAAGAAACAGGCACTCGAAAAACTGTCCAAGTTCACAACCAAAATCGGGTACCCCGACGAGTGGAAGGATTACGAAAAACTGACCATCGGCGACGGCGTGCTGGGCGATCACCTGCTGGCATCGGCGCGTTTTGAATACGAGCGGGATTTGAACAAGCTGGGCGGTCCGATCGATCGCAACGAATGGCACATGACGCCGCAAACGATCAACGCCTATTACAACCCGACGATGAATGAAATCGTCTTCCCCGCCGCGATCTTGCAGCCGCCCTTTTTCAACTTGGCCGCCGACGATGCGGTCAATTACGGCGGGATCGGTGCCGTGATCGGTCACGAACTCAGCCACGGGTTCGACGACAAGGGCAGCAAGTTTGACGGCAACGGCAACCTGCGGATGTGGTGGACCGAAGAAGACCGGGCGGAATTCGAGAAACGCGCCGGCGGGCTGGTCGAGCAGTACAACGGGTTCGAAGCGATCGAGGGGAAATACGTCAACGGCGAATTGACGCTGGGTGAAAACATCGGCGACTTGGGCGGACTGAGTGTCGCCTACGCCGCCTATCGATTGTCCCTCGGCGACTCGCCCGCTCCCGTGATCGATGGCCTGACCGGCGACCAACGCTTCTTCCTCGGCTGGGCCCAAATCTGGCGGCGGCTGTATCGCGACCCCGAATTGGTGCGACGGCTGAACGTCGACCCCCACAGCCCCAGCGAATTCCGCGTCAACGGGATCGTCCGCAACATGGACGCCTGGTACGAAGCGTTCGGGATCGGCGAAGACGACGAGCTGTACCTGGCTCCCAAGGACCGCGTGCGAATCTGGTAG